From a single Lolium rigidum isolate FL_2022 chromosome 7, APGP_CSIRO_Lrig_0.1, whole genome shotgun sequence genomic region:
- the LOC124675768 gene encoding auxin response factor 12 — MSSSSGASIGAQPPPPPPAAPPEEEKKNLNSELWHACAGPLVCLPTLGTRVVYFPQGHSEQVAASTNKEVEGHIPNYPNLPPQLICQLHDVTMHADVETDEVYAQMTLQPLNPQEQNDAYLPAEMGIMSKQPTNYFCKTLTASDTSTHGGFSVPRRAAERVFPPLDFTQQPPAQELIARDIHDNEWKFRHIFRGQPKRHLLTTGWSVFVSAKRLVAGDSVLFIWNEKNQLWLGIRRASRTQTVMPSSVLSSDSMHIGLLAAAAHAASTNSRFTIFYNPRACPSEFVIPLSKYIKAVFHTRISVGMRFRMLFETEESSVRRYMGTITEVSDADPVRWASSYWRSVKVGWDESTAGERPPRVSLWEIEPLTTFPMYPSLFPLRVKHPWYSGVAGLHDDSNALMWLRGVAGDGGYQSLNFQSPGIGSWGQQRLHPSLLSTDHDQYQAAVAAAAVASQSGGYLKQQYLNLQQPMQSPQEHCNLNPLLQQQILQQASQQQTVSAENQNIQAMLNSSAIQHQLQQLQQMQQSHIDQKQKIQSDQTYQIPTIASLPSPTSLPSHLREKFGFSDPNVTSPSFTTSSSSDNMLESNFLQGNSKAVDLSRFNQPAVSEQQQQQQQQQAWKQKFMGSQSLSFGGSGLINSPTSKDSSLENKIGSDAQNQSLFSPQAENSSLLYNMVPNLTSNVADNNMSTIPSGSTYVQSPMYGCLDDSSGIFQNTGENDPSSRTFVKVYKSGSVGRSLDITRFSNYAELREELGQMFGIRGQLDDPDRSGWQLVFVDRENDVLLLGDDPWESFVNSVWYIKILSPEDVHKLGKQGNDPRYLS; from the exons ATGAGCTCCTCCTCGGGGGCCAGCatcggcgcccagccgccgccgccgccgcccgctgcgCCGCCGGAGGAAG AGAAGAAGAACCTCAACTCGGAGCTGTGGCACGCCTGCGCCGGACCGCTCGTCTGCCTCCCCACCCTCGGCACGCGAGTAGTCTACTTCCCGCAGGGACACAGCGAGCAG GTGGCGGCGTCGACCAACAAGGAGGTGGAGGGGCACATCCCAAACTACCCCAACCTGCCGCCGCAGCTCATCTGCCAGCTCCACGACGTCACCATGCAT GCTGATGTGGAGACCGACGAAGTGTACGCGCAGATGACGCTGCAGCCGCTGAACCCG CAAGAGCAGAACGACGCCTACCTCCCCGCGGAGATGGGGATCATGAGCAAGCAGCCCACCAACTACTTCTGCAAGACGCTCACCGCCAGCGACACCAGCACGCACGGCGGCTTCTCCGTGCCGCGCCGTGCCGCCGAGCGCGTCTTCCCTCCTCTG GATTTCACGCAGCAGCCTCCTGCTCAGGAGCTAATTGCGAGGGACATCCATGATAACGAGTGGAAGTTCAGGCACATATTCCGAG GCCAACCCAAAAGACACCTGTTAACTACTGGCTGGAGTGTGTTTGTCAGCGCTAAGAGACTTGTTGCTGGAGACTCGGTGCTTTTCATATG GAATGAGAAAAACCAGCTTTGGCTGGGAATCAGGCGTGCCAGCCGGACACAGACTGTGATGCCTTCCTCTGTTCTTTCGAGTGACAGCATGCACATTGGGCTCCTTGCAGCCGCAGCTCATGCTGCTTCCACAAACAGCCGCTTCACAATTTTCTACAATCCCAG GGCATGTCCATCAGAATTCGTCATACCACTTTCAAAGTATATCAAGGCTGTTTTCCACACACGGATATCGGTTGGTATGCGGTTCAGGATGCTCTTTGAGACTGAGGAGTCTAGTGTCCGCAG GTACATGGGCACAATAACAGAAGTAAGTGATGCTGATCCAGTGCGTTGGGCTAGTTCCTACTGGAGATCGGTTAAG GTTGGTTGGGATGAATCAACTGCAGGGGAAAGACCACCTAGAGTTTCTTTATGGGAAATTGAACCGTTGACAACCTTTCCTATGTATCCATCACTGTTCCCACTGAGGGTTAAGCATCCTTGGTATTCTGGAGTTGCCGGCCTTCATG ATGACAGCAATGCTTTGATGTGGCTGAGAGGAGTTGCTGGTGATGGAGGTTATCAGTCTTTGAACTTTCAGTCACCTGGTATTGGCTCCTGGGGACAGCAGCGGCTCCATCCTTCTCTGCTGAGTACTGACCATGATCAGTACCAAGCAGCagtagctgctgctgctgtcgcCTCCCAGTCTGGTGGTTATCTGAAACAGCAATACCTAAACCTTCAGCAGCCTATGCAGTCGCCTCAAGAACACTGCAACCTCAACCCGCTGTTGCAGCAACAAATCTTGCAGCAAGCAAGCCAACAGCAGACAGTTAGTGCTGAGAACCAAAATATTCAGGCAATGCTGAACTCAAGTGCTATCCAGCATCAACTTCAACAACTACAGCAAATGCAGCAGTCCCACATTGATCAGAAGCAGAAGATTCAATCAGATCAGACATATCAAATTCCTACTATTGCGTCTCTCCCAAGTCCAACATCATTACCAAGTCATCTGCGTGAAAAATTTGGCTTCTCTGATCCTAATGTGACTTCGCCAAGCTTCACCACTTCTAGCAGCAGTGATAACATGCTGGAATCGAACTTTCTTCAGGGAAATTCGAAAGCTGTGGACTTGTCTAGGTTCAATCAGCCTGCAGTTagtgagcagcagcagcagcagcaacagcagcaggctTGGAAGCAAAAGTTTATGGGTTCACAATCACTGTCTTTTGGGGGCTCGGGTTTGATTAACTCACCCACAAGTAAAGATAGTTCTCTTGAGAACAAAATTGGTTCTGATGCACAAAACCAGTCCCTTTTTAGTCCTCAAGCTGAAAATTCCTCCCTACTGTACAACATGGTACCTAACCTGACTTCAAATGTTGCTGATAATAACATGTCGACGATTCCTTCTGGATCGACATATGTGCAAAGTCCAATGTATGGTTGTTTGGACGACTCTTCTGGTATATTTCAGAATACAGGAGAGAATGACCCATCAAGCAGAACATTTGTGAAG GTTTATAAGTCAGGATCAGTGGGGAGGTCGTTGGACATCACCCGGTTCTCTAATTATGCTGAGCTACGAGAAGAACTGGGTCAAATGTTCGGCATTAGGGGTCAGTTGGATGACCCTGATAGATCAGGCTGGCAGCTTGTATTCGTCGACAGGGAGAATGATGTGCTTCTCCTTGGAGACGACCCTTGGGA GTCATTTGTGAATAGTGTATGGTACATCAAGATACTTTCACCAGAGGATGTGCATAAGTTGGGGAAGCAAGGAAATGATCCACGTTATCTTTCCTAA